One part of the Bradyrhizobium sp. CB1650 genome encodes these proteins:
- a CDS encoding TauD/TfdA family dioxygenase yields the protein MAVENVIPRADIVKHADRLGAEIKNIALSDDLPDDVIVAFNRLVLEHKVIFFRDQGHLDDAQQQRFVLRLGSLIPNPKMADTMGGLTIRQELSDRACSHLNQMHDERVPAAISVLRLAAVPPFGGDIAWSSRAAAYLDLPDPLRMLADNLWAVSYVASDLTATERAAEANKRPWCGVSTGTIYETTHPIVRVHPETGERMLSLGRSVNNFVGLQRYPSQRLFERLQSYLIAPRNTLCWNWKLGDVVIWDNRATEPYPVKKAGSPYWAMDQLAIDARVRHVKRPKSRAAKAA from the coding sequence ATGGCTGTTGAAAATGTCATTCCGCGAGCAGACATCGTCAAGCACGCGGATCGGCTTGGTGCCGAAATCAAGAACATTGCGCTATCGGACGATTTGCCTGACGATGTCATCGTAGCGTTCAACCGGCTTGTGCTAGAGCATAAGGTCATCTTCTTCCGTGATCAGGGACATCTCGACGACGCCCAGCAGCAGCGTTTTGTGCTCCGGCTCGGCTCGCTGATACCGAATCCCAAAATGGCGGACACGATGGGCGGTTTAACGATCCGGCAGGAGCTGTCTGATCGCGCCTGCAGTCATCTCAACCAGATGCACGACGAGAGGGTCCCCGCAGCCATTTCGGTGCTGCGGCTTGCAGCGGTCCCGCCTTTTGGCGGCGACATTGCTTGGTCGAGCAGGGCGGCCGCTTATCTTGATCTTCCCGATCCCCTGCGGATGCTCGCAGATAACCTCTGGGCTGTGAGCTACGTCGCATCTGATCTCACTGCGACAGAGAGGGCCGCCGAAGCCAACAAGCGGCCTTGGTGCGGCGTATCCACTGGAACGATCTACGAAACGACACATCCGATTGTTCGTGTTCATCCCGAGACCGGCGAACGCATGCTATCGCTCGGTCGTTCCGTGAACAACTTCGTCGGCCTGCAGCGCTATCCCAGCCAAAGACTGTTTGAACGGCTGCAATCCTATCTCATTGCGCCCCGGAACACCCTGTGCTGGAACTGGAAATTAGGCGACGTCGTAATTTGGGACAATCGCGCGACTGAGCCGTATCCTGTCAAGAAAGCCGGCAGCCCTTACTGGGCCATGGACCAGCTTGCGATTGACGCCCGCGTACGGCACGTGAAGAGGCCAAAATCAAGGGCCGCAAAGGCTGCCTGA